The following are encoded together in the Hydractinia symbiolongicarpus strain clone_291-10 chromosome 14, HSymV2.1, whole genome shotgun sequence genome:
- the LOC130625205 gene encoding ATP-dependent DNA helicase RecQ-like, giving the protein MALTYIDILKRISFALNNYIFQFCLKPKQVICLEALLKGNDVVAVLPTGFGKSIIFHLLADLFPVKNEKNIVLVISPLTSIINDQVKYLNGIGFSAAVLNLEQRKFEADESLFGSNDAVEDDHDGTNITIDCGIKNGDIKILFAHPESFLSDQGRSILKSKIYQQNVVACVVDEAHYVEIWGAEFREDFGKLCTLKALFPSTPMIALTATAPPSKIKNLKEKLCFSPYCKVVVANPNRKNIFLKKLPRRGNNFGLRSYDDILVPIAKELNKLRDDYPMTIIYMKLKYCGYAYSLFQQTVTPNNTKLFCQFHAPQTSRIKKEILDEITKQDSSIRVVFATTALGMGVNAPKVTEVIHITPPANIESYMQEIGRAGRRGQNSTATLYYNNADIAVNKNNVDDSMKCFCKTDLCLRKFILNFFGFKKYEQDNCCSNCTKSNLLIKETTLPCRDLVSEDAFKCLQTELKEIIETWRLSLLTTLDQTYELPSINKNLVQTLLSKLPFIRSKNDLLFEYDVWDDQYATTIYDKINKYAPKHK; this is encoded by the exons ATGGCTCTAACGTATATTGATATTTTAAAGCGAATATCTTTCGCAttaaataattacatttttCAGTTTTGCCTGAAACCAAAGCAAGTCATATGTTTGGAAGCTTTGTTAAAGGGGAATGATGTGGTGGCAGTTCTGCCTACTGGATTtggaaaatcaattatttttcatttacttgCTGATCTCTTCccagttaaaaatgaaaagaatattGTTTTGGTCATCAGCCCTTTAACTTCCATTATAAATGATCAGGTGAAATACTTGAATGGGATTGGTTTTTCTGCTGCTGTATTGAACTTGGAACAGAGGAAGTTTGAGGCAGATGAGAGCTTGTTTGGAAGTAATGATGCAGTGGAGGACGACCATGATGGTACAAATATTACAATTGATTGTGGTATTAAAAACGGAGATATTAAGATTTTATTTGCCCATCCAGAATCCTTTTTATCTGATCAAGGGCGTTCAATTTTAAAGAGCaaaatttatcaacaaaatgtggTAGCTTGCGTGGTTGATGAAGCGCATTATGTTGAAATATG GGGTGCTGAATTTCGTGaagattttggaaaattatGCACACTGAAAGCTCTTTTTCCAAGCACACCCATGATTGCTTTGACAGCAACTGCACCcccaagcaaaataaaaaatttaaaagagaaacTATGTTTCAGTCCTTATTGTAAGGTTGTTGTTGCAAAtccaaatagaaaaaatatatttttaaagaaattgccAAGACGCGGAAACAACTTTGGCTTAAGAAGCTATGACGATATTTTAGTTCCCATTGCTAAAGAGTTAAATAAATTACGGGATGATTATCCCATGACAATCATTTACATGAAGCTAAAATATTGTGGCTATGCTTATTCGTTATTTCAGCAAACAGTAACTCCAAATAACACAAAACTATTTTGTCAATTTCATGCTCCTCAAACATCTAGAATTAAGAAAGAAATCTTAGATGAAATTACAAAACAAGATTCGTCTATTAGAGTTGTGTTTGCAACCACAGCACTCGGGATGGGTGTTAATGCACCAAAGGTTACTGAAGTTATCCACATAACGCCTCCAGCCAATATTGAATCTTACATGCAAGAAATTGGTAGAGCTGGAAGGCGTGGGCAAAACTCAACTGCAACATTGTATTACAATAATGCAGATATTgctgttaataaaaataatgttgacgATAGCATGAAGTGCTTCTGCAAAACAGATCTGTGCTTAAGGAAATTTATTCTAAATTTctttggttttaaaaaatatgaacaagATAATTGTTGCTCAAATTGTACAAAGTCTAATTTGCTgataaaagaaacaacattaCCTTGCCGTGATTTAGTATCAGAAGATGCTTTTAAATGCTTACAAACTGAGCTGAAAGAAATTATTGAAACTTGGAGACTTTCGCTATTGACTACCCTTGATCAAACTTATGAACTTCCATCTATCAATAAAAATTTGGTTCAAACACTATTGAGTAAACTTCCATTTATAAGATCTAAAAATGATCTGTTATTTGAATATGATGTTTGGGATGATCAATATGCTACCACCATATacgataaaataaataagtatgcCCCAAAGCATAAATAA
- the LOC130625582 gene encoding uncharacterized protein LOC130625582, with the protein MVNVTICTVLLLHVLVVASLQIKRQDNGDEVINGEKCANQRTYVFVASQTKPVRCVSNMKEAGCDWELKSKSLTFGFVPNETIKATTCHIRLMEKTHFPDGQLCRNHSDEKIEVQNTNAYLNTSIGVPILANISNAL; encoded by the exons ATGGTAAATGTAACTATATGTACGGTATTGCTACTTCATGTTTTGGTTGTCGCTTCTCTACAAATTAAACGTCAAGACAATGGAGATGAAGTAATAAATGGTGAAAAATGTGCTAATCAACGTacatatgtttttgttgcaaGTCAAACAAAACCTGTACGTTGTGTTAGCAACATGAAAGAAGCGG GATGTGACTGGGAGCTTAAGAGTAAATCATTAACTTTCGGATTTGTTCCAAATGAAACAATCAAAGCTACAACATGTCATATCAGACTAATGGAAAAGACGCATTTTCCAGACGGACAGTTATGTAGAAATCATTCAGATGAAAAAATAGAAGTTCAAAATACGAACGCATATTTAAACACATCAATTGGGGTTCCAATATTGGCGAACATATCAAACGCACTTTGA